Proteins co-encoded in one Bradyrhizobium sp. 170 genomic window:
- a CDS encoding nuclear transport factor 2 family protein: MQPAVRDHQSADTMDELRALNARFIHNFVTNDVPSHDAILHPAFITILSTGQRWDRATYLKYWATAFDPDVIVYWDVRDELITVIGDVALVRSTNKCTRRRDGNEVTGMTTYTDTYLFENGTWKCIQAQITAVAPEHYPADDTIVSVYIKGKLQQRAA; this comes from the coding sequence ATGCAACCTGCTGTGCGTGATCATCAATCGGCTGACACCATGGACGAATTGCGCGCGTTGAACGCCCGCTTCATCCATAATTTCGTGACCAACGACGTGCCCTCGCACGACGCGATACTTCATCCAGCCTTCATCACCATCTTGTCCACGGGCCAGCGATGGGATCGTGCGACCTATCTAAAGTATTGGGCGACCGCGTTCGATCCTGATGTCATCGTCTACTGGGACGTCCGTGATGAACTCATTACCGTCATCGGCGACGTTGCGCTGGTGCGCTCCACCAACAAATGCACTCGCCGCCGCGACGGAAATGAAGTGACCGGCATGACCACTTATACCGATACCTACCTGTTCGAGAACGGCACGTGGAAGTGCATTCAGGCCCAGATCACGGCGGTTGCGCCTGAGCATTATCCCGCCGATGACACGATCGTCAGCGTCTACATCAAGGGAAAGCTTCAGCAGCGCGCGGCGTGA
- a CDS encoding glutathione S-transferase N-terminal domain-containing protein, which translates to MFKLYYAPGTCALASHIALEEAGASYAAERLDFKNSQQTTPQYLAINPKGRVPALVTDRGTLTETPAILAYIAQSFPQARLMPDDPFAFAQAQSFNSYLCSTVHVSHAHKMRGYRWAVEESSFADMKRKVPETMASGFALIERDMLKGPWVMGEQYTICDPYLFTIAGWLEGDGVDLATLPKVAAHRKLMSERPAVQKVLAEEKA; encoded by the coding sequence ATGTTCAAGCTCTACTACGCCCCAGGCACTTGCGCGCTGGCTTCGCATATCGCTCTGGAGGAGGCCGGCGCCTCCTATGCGGCGGAGCGGCTCGACTTCAAGAACAGCCAGCAGACCACCCCGCAATATCTTGCGATCAATCCGAAGGGGCGGGTGCCGGCACTGGTGACCGACCGTGGCACCTTGACCGAAACGCCGGCAATCCTCGCCTACATCGCGCAGAGCTTCCCGCAGGCCAGGCTGATGCCCGACGATCCCTTCGCGTTCGCGCAGGCGCAGTCCTTCAACAGCTATCTCTGCTCGACGGTGCATGTTTCCCACGCCCACAAGATGCGCGGCTATCGCTGGGCCGTGGAGGAGTCCTCGTTCGCCGACATGAAGCGCAAGGTGCCGGAAACCATGGCCTCAGGGTTCGCGCTGATCGAGCGCGACATGCTGAAGGGGCCGTGGGTGATGGGCGAGCAGTATACGATCTGCGATCCCTATCTGTTTACGATTGCCGGTTGGCTGGAGGGCGACGGCGTCGATCTTGCGACGCTGCCGAAGGTGGCAGCTCACCGCAAGCTGATGTCGGAGCGGCCGGCCGTGCAGAAGGTGCTCGCCGAGGAGAAAGCGTGA
- a CDS encoding LysR family transcriptional regulator: MNLNSLDLNLLVALDALLREASVSRAAMRIGLSQPAASHALQRLRDLIGDPLLVRTGARMELTPRAQALRAPLAQALDQVRSLFIADEFDAARSERQFRLMMPDLAVELLMPPLMEKITKQAPNVRIDVVPWRGPAIFTAEFARTIDMVISIGNAFTGFHRQRLYIDSDALAVRRGHPAGARLKRHEVFLDARHVAVVIRGQSEDLIDGWLRSRGIERRIALVVPGYIEALHVTARTDLVAFVPRRLIGALSRQLSLSTITPPLDPGIDEQFMFYPTRAQMDPGSIWLRNIMLGIGREMERATRRAA, translated from the coding sequence ATGAATTTGAATTCGCTTGACCTCAATCTGCTGGTGGCGCTCGACGCGCTGCTCAGGGAAGCCAGTGTGAGCCGCGCCGCGATGCGGATCGGGCTGTCGCAGCCGGCGGCGAGCCACGCGCTGCAGCGGCTGCGCGATCTGATCGGCGATCCGCTGCTGGTGCGGACCGGGGCGCGTATGGAACTGACGCCGCGGGCCCAGGCGCTGCGCGCGCCTTTGGCGCAGGCGCTCGACCAGGTGCGCTCCCTGTTCATCGCCGACGAGTTCGACGCCGCGAGGAGTGAGCGTCAGTTTCGCCTGATGATGCCGGATCTGGCGGTCGAGCTTCTGATGCCGCCGCTGATGGAGAAGATCACCAAACAAGCCCCGAACGTCCGGATCGACGTGGTGCCGTGGCGGGGCCCCGCGATCTTCACCGCGGAATTCGCCCGCACCATCGACATGGTGATCTCGATCGGCAACGCCTTTACCGGATTTCACCGGCAACGGCTTTACATCGACAGCGACGCCCTCGCCGTTCGGCGCGGTCACCCCGCCGGCGCGCGGCTGAAACGCCACGAAGTCTTTCTCGACGCGCGGCATGTCGCGGTCGTGATCCGCGGCCAGAGCGAGGACCTGATCGACGGCTGGTTACGCTCCAGGGGCATCGAGCGGCGGATCGCGCTGGTCGTGCCCGGCTATATCGAAGCGTTGCACGTCACGGCGCGCACCGACCTCGTCGCCTTCGTGCCGCGCCGCCTGATCGGCGCACTGTCCCGGCAATTGTCGCTTTCAACCATCACGCCGCCGCTCGATCCAGGGATCGACGAGCAGTTCATGTTTTATCCGACCCGCGCCCAGATGGATCCCGGCTCGATCTGGCTGCGCAACATCATGCTCGGCATCGGCCGCGAAATGGAGCGCGCCACAAGGAGGGCTGCGTAG
- a CDS encoding nuclear transport factor 2 family protein, whose protein sequence is MSAAANKKLVQQVYTDSANRSGTTFVDNLAEDATWIVTGQYSWSHAFKGRDAIQNGLMGHFRSFFAVRPRTVAFNFIAEGDYVVVEARGDNVTKAGLRYDNQYCMVWRIEDGKIKEIKEYCDSALVERVLGPFPAERKLAVEV, encoded by the coding sequence ATGAGCGCAGCCGCGAACAAGAAACTAGTGCAGCAGGTCTACACGGATTCCGCCAACCGGAGCGGGACCACCTTCGTCGACAATCTCGCCGAGGACGCGACCTGGATCGTGACCGGCCAATATTCCTGGTCGCACGCATTCAAAGGGCGAGACGCCATCCAGAATGGCCTGATGGGCCACTTCCGCTCGTTCTTCGCCGTGCGGCCGCGCACGGTCGCATTCAACTTCATCGCGGAGGGCGATTATGTCGTGGTCGAAGCCCGCGGCGACAACGTGACCAAGGCAGGCCTTCGCTACGACAATCAATATTGCATGGTCTGGCGCATCGAGGACGGCAAGATCAAGGAGATCAAAGAGTACTGCGATTCTGCGCTGGTCGAGCGGGTGCTTGGGCCATTTCCGGCAGAGCGAAAGCTCGCTGTGGAGGTTTGA
- a CDS encoding glutathione S-transferase N-terminal domain-containing protein: MLKFYFNGSPNPTKVALFLEEAGIAYQPVAVDTRKGDQFKPEYLAINPNAKVPAIDDDGVKVFDSNAILLYLAEKTGKFLPANTPANRAELLSWLMFVATGVGPYSGQAVHFKHFAPEKIDYAHNRYQFEAQRHFGVLNDHLANRRYMVGDTYTIVDMDVWGWARMLPFVLGEDAVAKYPNVKRLVDEIMARPAAAKAIALKDSFKFKAEMDDEARGNMFKHMSVKAA; the protein is encoded by the coding sequence ATGCTCAAATTCTATTTCAACGGATCGCCCAACCCGACCAAGGTCGCCCTCTTCCTCGAGGAAGCCGGCATCGCCTACCAGCCGGTCGCCGTCGACACCCGCAAGGGCGACCAGTTCAAGCCGGAATATCTCGCCATCAATCCGAACGCCAAGGTGCCCGCGATCGACGACGACGGCGTCAAGGTGTTCGACAGCAACGCCATCCTGCTCTATCTCGCCGAAAAGACCGGCAAGTTTCTCCCCGCGAACACGCCGGCCAACCGGGCCGAATTGCTGTCATGGCTGATGTTCGTCGCCACCGGCGTCGGCCCATATTCCGGCCAGGCCGTCCACTTCAAGCATTTTGCGCCGGAAAAAATCGACTACGCCCATAACCGCTACCAGTTCGAGGCGCAGCGGCATTTTGGCGTTCTCAACGACCACCTCGCCAACCGCCGCTATATGGTCGGCGACACCTATACCATCGTCGACATGGACGTGTGGGGCTGGGCCCGCATGCTCCCCTTCGTTCTCGGTGAGGATGCGGTCGCGAAATATCCGAACGTCAAGCGGCTGGTCGACGAGATCATGGCAAGGCCCGCGGCGGCCAAGGCGATCGCGCTGAAGGATAGCTTCAAGTTCAAGGCCGAGATGGACGACGAGGCGCGCGGCAACATGTTCAAGCACATGTCGGTGAAGGCGGCCTGA
- a CDS encoding site-specific DNA-methyltransferase — translation MVESRRGASARAPRTKFESESSARIVVGDCVAEMSKLPAGSVDLVFADPPYNLQLKGDLKRPDESHVDAVNDDWDKFSSFGAYDDFTRAWLLACRRVMKPSATLWVIGSYHNIFRVGSIMQDLGFWVLNDIVWRKTNPMPNFRGRRFTNAHETMIWAARDEKAKGYTFNYEALKAANEDVQARSDWLIPLCTGEERLKGADGKKVHPTQKPEGLLARVLLSSSKPGDLVIDPFNGTGTTGAVAKRLGRRYIGFERDKTYATAAEARIAAVEPLPEATLAPFMTARDAPRVAFSELIERGMIPPGTKLVDSKKRHGALVRADGAIMLGDKVGSIHRIGAVAQGSGACNGWTFWHVETKNGLRLIDELRAEIRSGMAAG, via the coding sequence ATGGTAGAGTCGCGTCGCGGGGCGTCTGCAAGGGCGCCCCGCACTAAATTTGAGTCCGAGTCCAGCGCTCGCATCGTCGTCGGCGATTGCGTCGCCGAGATGTCGAAGCTTCCGGCTGGTTCCGTCGATCTGGTGTTCGCAGATCCGCCGTATAACCTGCAGCTGAAGGGCGACCTCAAGCGCCCCGACGAATCCCATGTCGATGCCGTCAACGACGACTGGGACAAGTTCTCATCCTTTGGCGCCTATGACGATTTCACCCGCGCCTGGCTGCTTGCCTGCCGCCGGGTCATGAAACCGTCGGCGACGCTGTGGGTGATCGGCTCCTACCACAACATTTTCCGCGTCGGTTCGATCATGCAGGACCTCGGCTTCTGGGTCCTCAACGATATCGTCTGGCGCAAGACCAATCCGATGCCGAATTTCCGCGGCCGCCGCTTCACCAATGCCCATGAGACCATGATCTGGGCGGCGCGCGACGAGAAGGCCAAGGGCTATACGTTCAATTACGAAGCGCTGAAGGCCGCCAACGAGGACGTGCAGGCGCGTTCCGACTGGCTGATCCCGCTCTGCACCGGCGAAGAGCGCCTCAAGGGCGCCGATGGCAAGAAGGTACACCCGACCCAGAAGCCCGAGGGCCTCCTGGCGCGCGTGCTGCTGTCGTCGTCAAAACCCGGCGATCTCGTGATCGATCCCTTCAACGGCACCGGCACCACCGGCGCCGTGGCAAAACGTCTCGGCCGCCGCTACATCGGCTTCGAGCGCGACAAGACTTATGCGACTGCGGCTGAAGCGCGCATCGCGGCGGTCGAACCGCTGCCCGAGGCGACGCTGGCGCCGTTCATGACCGCGCGCGACGCCCCCCGTGTGGCATTCTCCGAACTGATCGAGCGCGGCATGATTCCGCCCGGCACCAAGCTGGTCGACTCCAAGAAGCGCCATGGCGCGCTCGTTCGCGCCGACGGCGCCATCATGCTCGGCGACAAGGTCGGCTCGATCCACCGCATCGGCGCGGTGGCCCAAGGCTCCGGCGCCTGCAATGGCTGGACCTTCTGGCATGTCGAGACCAAGAACGGCCTCAGGCTGATCGACGAGCTGCGCGCCGAAATCCGCTCCGGGATGGCGGCGGGGTAA
- a CDS encoding neutral zinc metallopeptidase produces the protein MRYDDFRRSDDIEDRRDDGGGGMGGGGGGFGLPMGGGGLGIGTIIVLGLVGYAFGIDPRILIGGAEILTGGNQAPTYQTDRRSGPAKTGAPKDEVGSMIAGILGEIDDRWSEIFQSSGQNYTGPRIVLFRNATNGGRCGMAQSAMGPFYCPPDKQIFLDTSFFREVETRFRGCSGNACKFTTAYIIAHEAGHHIQNLLGILPRVQRLQQQAGSKAEANALQVKVELQADCLSGVWVNREEKKRPGFIEAGDIDAALKTATAIGDDTLQRQSTGRVVPDSFTHGSAAQRKQWFMTGYQQGTVQACNTFAQGAL, from the coding sequence ATGCGCTACGATGATTTCCGCCGCAGCGACGACATCGAGGACCGTCGCGACGACGGCGGCGGTGGAATGGGTGGCGGTGGCGGCGGCTTTGGCCTGCCGATGGGCGGTGGCGGGCTTGGCATAGGCACCATCATCGTGCTCGGCCTGGTCGGTTACGCCTTCGGCATCGATCCGCGCATCCTGATCGGCGGCGCCGAAATCCTGACCGGCGGCAACCAGGCGCCGACCTACCAGACCGATCGCAGGTCCGGACCGGCCAAGACCGGTGCGCCGAAGGATGAAGTCGGCAGCATGATCGCTGGCATTCTTGGCGAGATCGATGACCGCTGGAGCGAGATCTTCCAGTCCAGCGGACAGAATTATACCGGACCGCGCATCGTGCTGTTTCGCAACGCCACCAATGGTGGCCGCTGCGGCATGGCGCAGTCGGCGATGGGACCGTTCTACTGCCCGCCGGACAAGCAGATCTTCCTCGACACCAGTTTCTTCCGCGAAGTCGAAACGCGCTTTCGCGGCTGTTCGGGCAATGCCTGCAAATTCACGACGGCCTATATCATCGCGCATGAAGCGGGACATCACATCCAGAACCTGCTCGGCATCCTGCCGCGCGTGCAGCGGCTCCAGCAGCAGGCCGGCAGCAAGGCGGAAGCCAACGCGCTACAGGTCAAGGTCGAGCTGCAGGCGGACTGCCTGTCCGGCGTCTGGGTCAACCGCGAGGAAAAGAAGCGTCCAGGCTTCATCGAAGCCGGCGACATCGACGCGGCATTGAAGACGGCAACCGCGATCGGCGACGACACGCTGCAGCGGCAGTCGACGGGCAGGGTGGTGCCGGACAGCTTCACCCACGGCTCCGCGGCGCAGCGCAAGCAATGGTTCATGACCGGCTATCAGCAGGGCACGGTGCAGGCCTGCAATACGTTTGCTCAGGGTGCGTTGTGA
- the moaB gene encoding molybdenum cofactor biosynthesis protein B, whose amino-acid sequence MSSIDESKEFVPLNIAVLTVSDTRSLADDKSGATLAERLTAAGHLLAAREIIVDDVDAIRVIIKRWIADAGVDAIITTGGTGFTGRDVTPEAVEPLFEKRMDGFSIAFHMLSHAKIGTSTVQSRATAGVAGATFIFCLPGSPGACRDAWDGILAAQLDYRTRPCNFVEIMPRLDEHLRRPKAQGASA is encoded by the coding sequence ATGTCCTCCATCGATGAATCAAAAGAATTCGTGCCGCTCAACATCGCGGTGCTGACGGTCTCGGACACCCGCTCGCTGGCCGATGACAAATCCGGCGCCACTCTGGCGGAGCGACTGACCGCGGCCGGTCATCTTCTTGCCGCGCGCGAGATCATCGTCGACGACGTCGATGCGATCCGCGTCATCATCAAGCGATGGATCGCCGACGCAGGTGTCGATGCGATCATCACCACCGGCGGCACCGGCTTCACCGGCCGCGATGTGACGCCGGAGGCGGTCGAGCCGCTGTTCGAGAAGCGGATGGATGGCTTTTCCATCGCCTTCCACATGCTGAGCCATGCCAAGATCGGCACCTCGACGGTGCAGAGCCGCGCCACCGCCGGTGTTGCGGGGGCGACTTTCATCTTCTGCCTGCCGGGATCGCCGGGCGCCTGCCGCGATGCGTGGGACGGCATCCTCGCTGCCCAGCTCGATTACCGCACGCGTCCCTGCAATTTCGTCGAGATCATGCCGCGGCTCGACGAACACCTGCGACGGCCTAAAGCCCAGGGCGCTTCGGCCTGA
- a CDS encoding helix-turn-helix domain-containing GNAT family N-acetyltransferase, with protein MSQLDSEQEVAAVRAFNRFYTRKLGVLDQQLLKSPFSLSEARVLYELAHREDLSAKEIGAELGLDAGYLSRIVQNFDEAGLITREPLPSDRRQYRLALTAKGRQTFAKLERSMQDEVAAMLATLPHDGKARLIGAMAVIERLLGESGGLPSPAVLREPRPGDMGWVVQSHGAFYAREYGFDSSFEGLVAEIAAKFLASFDASRERCWIADINGAQVGSIFLVRHTDDVAKLRLLLVDPAGRGQGLGQRLVGECIAFAKACGYRRITLWTQSILVAARRIYQEAGFKLVATEPHRSFGQDLIGETWELEL; from the coding sequence ATGTCCCAACTGGATTCCGAACAAGAAGTCGCTGCGGTTCGCGCCTTCAACCGCTTCTACACCCGCAAGCTCGGCGTGCTGGACCAGCAGCTCCTGAAAAGCCCCTTCTCGCTGAGCGAGGCGCGGGTGCTGTACGAACTCGCCCACCGCGAAGATCTCTCGGCAAAGGAGATCGGAGCCGAACTGGGCCTTGATGCCGGCTACCTCAGCCGCATCGTGCAGAATTTCGATGAAGCCGGATTGATCACCCGCGAACCGCTGCCGTCCGATCGCCGGCAATACCGGCTCGCATTGACCGCCAAGGGCCGTCAGACATTCGCAAAACTCGAGCGCAGCATGCAGGACGAAGTTGCAGCGATGCTGGCGACGTTGCCGCACGACGGCAAAGCGCGCTTGATCGGGGCGATGGCCGTGATCGAACGGCTGCTCGGTGAATCCGGCGGCCTGCCTTCGCCTGCGGTGCTGCGCGAGCCGCGTCCCGGCGACATGGGGTGGGTGGTGCAGAGCCACGGCGCGTTTTACGCCCGCGAATACGGTTTCGATTCCTCGTTCGAGGGCCTCGTCGCGGAAATCGCGGCAAAGTTCCTCGCCTCATTCGATGCGTCACGCGAGCGTTGCTGGATCGCCGATATCAATGGAGCGCAGGTCGGCTCGATATTTCTGGTGCGCCATACAGATGACGTAGCGAAGCTGCGCCTGCTGCTGGTCGACCCGGCCGGGCGCGGACAGGGGTTGGGCCAGCGGCTGGTCGGCGAATGCATCGCATTCGCGAAGGCCTGCGGCTATCGCAGGATCACGCTGTGGACCCAGAGCATTCTGGTTGCCGCGCGCAGGATCTATCAGGAGGCCGGGTTCAAGCTGGTCGCCACCGAGCCGCACCGCAGTTTCGGCCAAGACCTGATCGGCGAAACCTGGGAACTCGAACTGTGA
- a CDS encoding glycosyl transferase, which translates to MLSVIIPTEGIEQPAVATLAALVPGAAAGVIREVLLVDRAGNGVIERVADVAGCRFLAFEGTHAAALAAGARAARSPWLMFLHAGAVLDSGWIDETAQFIQNVSSSDRPRAGVFRYARSPYADTRLRDGFKFVARMIAGPSAEQGLLIARDHYERLGGYRPDSRRSESRLLRQLGRASRTQLRSRIMVVA; encoded by the coding sequence ATGCTGAGCGTGATCATCCCGACCGAAGGAATAGAACAGCCCGCCGTCGCAACATTGGCGGCGCTGGTGCCGGGAGCCGCAGCCGGCGTCATCCGCGAGGTGTTGCTGGTCGACAGGGCTGGCAACGGCGTGATCGAACGGGTGGCCGACGTGGCCGGCTGCCGCTTTCTGGCGTTTGAAGGAACACACGCCGCGGCGCTGGCCGCTGGCGCGCGGGCGGCGCGCTCGCCATGGCTGATGTTCCTGCATGCCGGCGCGGTGCTCGACAGCGGCTGGATCGACGAGACCGCGCAATTCATCCAGAATGTATCGAGCAGCGACCGACCGCGCGCGGGGGTGTTTCGCTATGCCCGCTCGCCCTATGCCGACACGCGGCTGCGCGACGGCTTCAAATTCGTCGCCCGCATGATTGCCGGGCCGTCGGCGGAACAGGGACTTCTGATCGCGCGCGACCATTATGAGCGGCTTGGCGGCTACCGGCCGGATTCGCGCCGTTCCGAGTCGCGGCTGTTGCGCCAGCTCGGCCGCGCCTCACGCACCCAGTTGCGCAGCCGGATCATGGTCGTCGCCTAG
- a CDS encoding PA0069 family radical SAM protein, translated as MSRASSHALKHPPVTAPSEPAGATPFPELTVAIESQRRRGRGAQSNASGRFEAEARVAFDDGWQSLDELPPFKTTVSLDTSRKVITRNDSPDIGFDRSINPYRGCEHGCVYCFARPTHAFLGLSPGLDFESKLLAKPDAPELLEKELAASGYEPRMIAIGTNTDPYQPIEREYKIMRGILEVLDRAGHPVGIVTKSALVTRDIDILQRMAKRNLAKVAISVTTLDPKLARTMEPRASTPSKRLEALRQLSEAGIPATVMVAPVIPALNDSEIERILDAAAHAGVKEASYVLLRLPLEVRDLFREWLMANYPDRYRHVFTLIRDMRGGRDYDSQWGTRMKGTGPMAWMIGRRFEIACEKLGLNKRRLKLTTDHFVKPKGSGQQLSLF; from the coding sequence ATGAGCCGAGCATCCTCTCATGCCCTCAAGCACCCGCCGGTCACGGCGCCCTCCGAACCGGCGGGTGCGACACCTTTTCCGGAGCTTACGGTCGCGATCGAAAGCCAGCGGCGGCGTGGCCGCGGCGCGCAGTCCAACGCCAGCGGCCGGTTCGAGGCCGAGGCGCGGGTCGCCTTCGACGATGGCTGGCAGAGCCTGGACGAACTGCCGCCGTTCAAGACGACGGTATCGCTCGATACCTCGCGCAAGGTCATCACCCGCAACGACTCGCCCGACATCGGCTTCGACCGTTCGATCAATCCCTATCGCGGCTGTGAGCATGGCTGCGTCTACTGCTTCGCGCGGCCGACCCACGCCTTTCTCGGTCTGTCGCCCGGGCTCGATTTCGAATCCAAGTTGCTGGCCAAGCCGGACGCGCCCGAACTGCTCGAGAAGGAACTGGCCGCCTCGGGTTACGAGCCGCGCATGATCGCGATCGGCACCAACACCGATCCCTATCAGCCGATCGAGCGCGAATACAAAATCATGCGCGGCATTCTCGAAGTGCTTGATAGGGCCGGCCATCCCGTCGGCATCGTCACCAAGTCGGCGCTGGTGACGCGCGACATCGATATTCTGCAGCGGATGGCGAAGCGCAATTTGGCCAAGGTCGCCATTTCCGTGACCACGCTCGATCCCAAGCTGGCACGCACCATGGAGCCGCGCGCTTCGACACCGTCGAAGCGGCTGGAGGCGCTCCGGCAATTGTCGGAGGCCGGCATTCCCGCGACCGTCATGGTCGCGCCGGTGATTCCCGCGCTGAACGATTCCGAGATCGAACGTATTCTCGATGCCGCAGCCCATGCCGGCGTCAAGGAAGCAAGCTACGTGCTGCTGCGGCTGCCGCTGGAAGTGCGCGACCTGTTTCGCGAATGGCTGATGGCGAACTATCCCGACCGTTACCGTCACGTCTTCACCCTGATCCGCGACATGCGCGGCGGCCGCGATTACGACTCGCAGTGGGGAACGCGGATGAAGGGCACCGGCCCGATGGCGTGGATGATCGGGCGGCGGTTCGAGATCGCCTGCGAAAAGCTCGGCCTCAACAAGCGCCGCTTGAAATTGACGACCGATCATTTCGTCAAGCCGAAGGGAAGCGGACAGCAACTGAGTTTGTTTTAG
- a CDS encoding VOC family protein, with protein MSGKSSPPTPRFTVITLGVTDMRASIAFYEALGFARKMQATGEAVAFFDTGGTLIALFPWDQLARDVTLPDEPRPKTFRGTTLAWNCSSVEEVDTVLDFAIACGASLLKPAHQTDYGGYSGYFGDPDNHPWEVVVAPGIEVGNDRRVHLPE; from the coding sequence ATGAGTGGAAAATCATCACCGCCAACCCCCCGGTTCACGGTCATCACGCTCGGCGTAACCGACATGCGCGCCAGTATCGCGTTTTACGAAGCGCTCGGCTTTGCCCGAAAAATGCAGGCAACCGGCGAGGCGGTCGCTTTCTTCGACACTGGCGGCACGCTGATCGCGCTATTCCCGTGGGATCAACTCGCCCGCGACGTCACGCTGCCGGATGAGCCGCGGCCGAAAACCTTTCGCGGAACGACACTCGCCTGGAATTGCAGCTCCGTCGAGGAGGTCGACACCGTGCTGGATTTCGCAATTGCCTGCGGCGCGTCGCTATTGAAGCCCGCGCACCAGACCGACTACGGCGGTTACTCCGGCTATTTCGGCGATCCCGACAACCATCCCTGGGAAGTCGTGGTCGCGCCCGGCATCGAGGTTGGCAACGACCGGCGGGTTCATCTGCCGGAATAG
- a CDS encoding GNAT family N-acetyltransferase gives MATTGGFICRNRTLDSGAVPLLSAGELPYSGVMDQKPAPVSEKQPLVILTTPRLILRAAVEEDISTLQNLILGDSDVMRFAFSGAPMARDAAEDFIRRSFTFGESLTGMAVLTEKPTGEVIGFAGLSPCQALEADDFEIGFVLARRVWGKGVATEIGEAQLVFGFEQLKCGRLLGLVDPRNGPSIHALEKLGMRYLEAIADPKRGSRSVYVIEAGEWRRRRAE, from the coding sequence TTGGCAACGACCGGCGGGTTCATCTGCCGGAATAGAACCCTTGATAGTGGGGCGGTGCCACTTCTATCTGCTGGTGAATTGCCGTATTCAGGCGTGATGGACCAGAAGCCCGCGCCGGTATCGGAAAAGCAGCCGCTCGTCATCTTGACGACGCCGCGCCTGATTCTGCGCGCTGCGGTCGAAGAGGATATATCTACTCTGCAGAACCTGATCCTTGGCGACAGCGATGTGATGCGCTTTGCATTTTCCGGAGCGCCGATGGCAAGGGACGCTGCCGAAGATTTCATCCGGAGATCATTCACCTTCGGCGAAAGCCTCACGGGGATGGCGGTCCTGACTGAAAAGCCCACGGGCGAAGTCATCGGCTTCGCAGGCTTGTCTCCATGCCAAGCGCTGGAGGCCGACGATTTTGAGATCGGATTTGTCCTGGCACGCCGGGTATGGGGCAAGGGGGTCGCAACCGAAATCGGCGAGGCGCAGCTCGTCTTCGGGTTCGAGCAACTCAAATGCGGCAGGTTGCTCGGGCTGGTCGATCCGCGAAATGGGCCGTCCATTCACGCGCTCGAGAAGCTCGGAATGCGCTATCTGGAGGCGATTGCGGACCCCAAGCGCGGAAGCCGGAGCGTTTATGTGATTGAGGCTGGGGAGTGGCGACGGCGGCGCGCTGAATAA
- a CDS encoding ribonuclease HII gives MEQAEPLKGVIAVAPPSFRRERALIKRGVWPVAGCDEAGRGPLAGPVVAAAVVLDPKRIPKGIDDSKRLTAERREELFEEICATSSFAVAFASPARIDRDNILRASLWALARAVRALPEMPQHAFVDGRDKIDVPCDCDAVIGGDGIVMSIAAASIIAKVTRDRLMSALALDCPGYGFENHKGYAVPEHREALDRLGPSIHHRRFFAPVIAARLKHYPETAQETVEPDLFTVDGEITSEISVTI, from the coding sequence ATGGAACAAGCCGAGCCGCTCAAGGGCGTCATCGCGGTCGCGCCGCCGAGCTTTCGCCGCGAGCGGGCGCTGATCAAGCGCGGCGTCTGGCCGGTGGCCGGCTGCGACGAGGCCGGGCGCGGTCCGCTGGCGGGTCCGGTGGTGGCGGCCGCCGTCGTGCTCGATCCCAAGCGAATCCCCAAGGGTATCGACGATTCCAAGCGGCTGACGGCCGAGCGCCGCGAGGAATTGTTCGAGGAGATCTGCGCGACGTCGTCGTTTGCGGTCGCCTTTGCCTCGCCGGCGCGGATCGATCGCGACAATATCCTGCGCGCCTCGCTCTGGGCGCTGGCGCGGGCCGTGCGTGCGCTGCCGGAGATGCCGCAACATGCGTTTGTCGACGGCCGCGACAAGATCGACGTGCCCTGCGACTGCGATGCAGTAATCGGCGGCGACGGCATTGTCATGTCGATTGCAGCCGCCTCGATCATCGCCAAGGTGACGCGCGACCGCCTGATGAGCGCATTGGCGCTGGATTGCCCGGGCTACGGCTTCGAAAACCACAAGGGCTACGCCGTGCCGGAACATCGCGAGGCGCTGGACCGGTTAGGCCCGAGCATCCACCACCGCCGGTTTTTCGCGCCGGTGATCGCCGCGCGGCTGAAACATTACCCCGAGACGGCCCAAGAGACGGTCGAACCCGATCTCTTTACCGTGGACGGAGAGATTACTTCCGAGATTTCAGTCACGATCTGA